The genomic stretch AAGCAATAAAAAACAACGATAATTCTATATTAAAGAAATAAAAAGTTATGATAATCAAAGTTTATATATGTATTTGGTGAAGGATATTTATTTTATAACTATCTGTATTTCAGTGTATTAATCATGAAGAGTATATCTCTTGCCAAGAGATATATCGTAACGTAGCATGAATTGATATAAATTATAGATATAATGAAGTTAAAAAATTATGCAATCTTGCTTTCTTTCCTGCTTGGTGGAAGTGCATTTGTGAAGGCGCAGGATATCGCGTTGAAGAGCAATATCCTTTATGACGCCTCAGGCACTATCAATTTGGGTGCTGAGGTTGGTCTTGCCCCCAGATGGACGCTTGATGTATCAGGCAACTATAATGGGTGGGTCCGTTCGCATGGTCGTACGTGGAAACATTGGATGTTGCAACCTGAGGCACGTTATTGGTTCTGTGATCGTTTTACCGGTCATTTTGTGGGCGTTCATGCTCACGGTGGACAATACAATGTGGGTAACCTGAAGAATGACATTTCGTTTTTGGGTAGTGATTTGTCCAAACTTTCTGATCGTCGTTATCAAGGATGGTTTGTAGGTGCCGGTATTGCTTACGGTTATTCGTGGATTCTTTCCCGCTACTGGAACGTGGAGGCCGAAATCGGTGTGGGTTATGCCTATACCCGTTTCGATGCCTATCCCTGTGCCGATTGCGGCACCAAACTGATTGATGGCAAATCCCATCACTATGTAGGCCCTACAAAGGTCGCACTAAACCTGATCTACGTATTTTAAAAGATACTGCTTATGAAGAAATTACTATGTATACTTCTTTTGTTATTTTGCATAATAGGAATAAACAGCCAGACTATTCTGACGTTGGGACGTGTAAAAGTAGACGGTCTGAATATTGCTCGTAGCGGTGAGAATCTGCTTGTGTCAATGAATATTGATGTGGCAGGTATTGATATGCCGTCTTCCCGTGAAGTATCTTTTGCTCCTGTGCTCCGTGCGGAGAATAATGAATTGTTTCTTTCTCCTGTAGTGCTGGCAGGTCGTAACCGTTATTATTTCCATTTACGCAATGATGCTGCTCCAGGTGTGGGTATTTCACTGTTTCGTGCCGGTCATGACCGGGTAATTCATTATAGCGCCATGGTGCCATATGCTGAATGGATGGCCGACGCTACTCTTGAGCTTGGCGATGAGGTGTGTGGTTGTTTGTGCGAGGTACTTTTGTCCGACCGTTCGCCGTTGACTACGCTGGATTTTCACCCGAAGATTTTCTCTCCGATCTTTGTTTATTGTGTTCCGAAAGCAGAGGAGCTGAAAACCCGTGAACTGAAAGGTTCCGCTTATATTGATTTTCCAGTGAACCGCACGGAAATTTACGAGGATTACCGTCGTAATCCGATAGAACTTGCTAAGATCCGTGCCACGATAGACACCGTGCGCAATGATGCTGATACCCGCATCACTTCTATTCACATTAAGGGCTATGCTTCTCCTGAGGGTAGTTATGCCAATAACACCCGCCTTGCCCAAGGACGTACGGAAACATTGAAAGATTATGTACAGCGTTTGTATAATTTCCCGTCTGGTGTCATGGCTACAGACTACGAGCCTGAGGACTGGGCAGGACTGGAGCGTTATTTGAAAACTTGTACACTTCCGGATCGTTATGGCATTTTGGAGTTGGTGCACAGCGGTGGTGATCCGGATGCACGTGAACAGAAAATCAAGGCGCGTTATCCCCGGGACTATCAGTTTCTGCTTCGTGAGGTCTATCCCGGTCTTCGTCACTCGGACTATACGGTGGAATATGTAGTCCGTGCTTATACTGATATAGAAGAGGCGCGTCGCATTTGGCGTACTGCCCCGGGTAAGTTGAGTTTGAATGAATTTTATCGTGTGGCGGAGAGCTATCCGGCAGGCAGTGACGAGTATAATGAGGTGTTCGAAACCATGGTTCGTCTCTATCCTGATGATGCTACGGCAAATCTGAACGCTTCCAATGTGGCGATGTCTCGCGGTGATCTTGTTTCGGCGCGTAAGTATGTGGCAAAGGCAGGCGGCACGCCTGAGGCGGTATATGCGCGCGGTGTACTTGCCGGACTGGACAAAGACTATGTACAGGCACGCCGCTTGTTGTCGCAGGCACAAAGCATGGGTGTGAAAGAGGCTGCCGATGCACTGGAACAGATTAACAAAATTGATAAGAAGTAATAATAAGAAAATAAGGAATCAATATGAAAAAGTTTAGTAAGATTTTGATGTCCGGGCTTGCAGCATTGTGTTTGTGGGCATGCTCAGATGAGGCAAATGTGTCTCAGCCGGCCAATGCTGAGAATGATGTATATGTGGAATTCGGGGTGCAACTGATGCAGGGAAGCAGTTCAAGGAGCACGACAACAGATGGTGAGGATGGAAACGGAAGCAATTCTACTGGCGGTGCTGAAGTGGGCAAGAATTATGAGAATAGTGTCAAGGAGATATTGTTGGTGCTGACAAAGGCTGACGGATCTCTCATTGTCAGTCAACGTCTGGATGTGGAACCTAAAGAGGATGGAAAATACCCCAGACTTGTGACAACTTTGGACAGAAGTGCATTGGAGACATACAAAACAGGAGAGATTTACGCTTATGCTTTCTGTAATCCCATTTCTTCTATCAATATCAATGATCTGACCCATAGTATTCATACGCTGTCGGATGAACCTGAATTATTAACAGACAACGATGAAATCTGGAAAAAAGACGCTTTCCTGATGTCTAACCACAATTTGGTGAAAGTGGCAAATTCTACCCCGAATACGATTTGGAACTGGGAACAATATACTGAGTCCAATCGTCTTTCTCTGGGTACCATCTCGGTGGAACGTGCTTGCGCACGTTTTGATTTCAAAGCGAGCAGCTATCCCACTACAGAGGCTACTAACACTTATGTGCTGGAGAGCACCAATGGCGTCAAAGTCCTGCTGACTGATATGGTAATGGTCAATATCAGCAAGAGTTTCTATCATCTGCGCCGGGTGTCTGCTAACGGACTTGCGGATGATATAGACTTGTGTGGACAGGAAACTTCAAACAACTATGTGGTGGACACGGATGCAAGGGAAAAGAACGGTAATGTCGGAGAAACTTATAAAGGTAACTATTTTTATAATAACTTTTTTGCTAGATCGGTAGCTGAATGGGAAAATAAATTCACAAAGATATCTTCTTTGACCGAAGAAGACAATGACGAATCTTGGAACACAGGCAATCGCAACGGATACAAAATTTGGCGTTATGCAACCGAGAATACCATCCCTGCTCCTAACAGTAATCAGAAAAACGGTATCTCTACCGGTGTGATTTTCAAGGGAAAACTACAATTTAACAAGTCAACTTATGGCGTAACCGGTGATCAGCCCATTTTTGTATATAACAATGTGTTGTATGGTACTTGGGAGAAAGTGAAAGATGTGGCTAATGCTGCCAACGCAGATGAGAGCCTGAGAGCCGCTTATGCCCAAATAGGGGAAACACCCGCTGCCGATGCTGAATTTGGCAAAGCAGGATTCACTGTTTTACGCCCGAACGGAAGCGGTGACTATGAAATGTATTATTGCTATTGGAACCGTCATAATGACAATAATGATCCTAACCTGATGGGACCGATGGAGTTCGCTGTGGTGCGCAACAATGTGTACAAACTGATGGTGAACAAAATTAACGGCTATGGTCATCCTACCTCGCCGGGTCCTAAAGATGATCCCGATCCGTTCGATCCGAACAATCCGGATGAACGAAATGACCTCTACATCGAAGTAACCGTAGAAGTGCGTCCTTGGGTGGTCCGCATAAATGACATAGAGTTCTAAATAAGTACTTATTATACCCTATTAAACAATGAATAAGACAACAAGATTCATACATACATTAAGATTGCCGGGCATGGTGCTTTGCACCGTGCTGGCGGTAGCTGCATTGTTGTCCTCCTGCCATGGCATATACAATGATCTGGAACCCTGCTCGCAAGGTGTCCGTTTGCGTTTTGTCTATGACTATAATATGGAGTATGCCAATGCATTCCATTCGCAGGTGGACTGTCTGGCTCTGTTGGTCTATGACGAACAGGGCAACTACCTGGTTACTTATATCGGTACAGGTGACGAACTGAAAGATGAGAATTACCGCATGACCCTCGATTTGGAGAAAGGTAGTTATCATTTCATTGCATATGGCGGGCTGACTTGTCCGAAAACCTCTTTTTCGTTCAAGGCGGTTCCCGGCATCGGTTCAATCATGCAGGATTTGCGTGTAGAGATGCATAATGCCGGACGTGTTTCGGAAACCGATCTGCATCCCTTGTTCCACGGCTCGCTGGACATGAGTGTGGACAATGGCGCTTACGAGGAAGCGACTGTGTACCTGATGAAGAACACCAACAACATCCGTGTGGTGCTTCAGCAGATGAACGGCGGCGAGGTGGACGACAAGAACTTTACTTTCCGTATTACGGATGACAACACCTTGTTTGCTCCCGATAACAGTCTGATAAGCAATGGCGGACAAGTCTATGCTCCATGGGCACAAGGGCAACGTACAGTGGGAGTGACAGAAGAAGGTGATGAAACAGTGACAGTGGCATACGCCGAGTTTTCTACCTCGCGACTGGTTGCCGGCAATCATACGCGCCTGACCATCACCCGTAATAGTGACAATGCGCAGGTACTGAACATTCCGCTGAACGAGTATCTGCTGCTACTGAAGAGTGATCACTTCGACAAAATGGGTGATCAGGAATTCCTGGACCGTGAAAATAACTGGTCATTGATATTTTTCTTGGATAATAATCACAATTGGATACGTACCCATATTGTTGTCAATGACTGGATAGTAAGAATTAATGATGCAGAATTATGAGAATAAAGGATTGGGGATATACCGTGGCCGTGCTGGGCGTCTGCTTCCTCCTGATGTGCGGATGTGACAGCAGAAGTGATGAGGGGCTTTCGTTATCTAACGGGCCTGATGCGGTCTATCTGGATATCAATGTCGCCCTGAGAGATGCTTCCGCATCCGGACGTTCTGTTTCCGGACGTGCGGAGGAAGAAATGTATGGTGAGGTGACGGAAGCCGAGAAGATGCATACGCTGCGTGTCATTCTGGTTCGTCCGGATGGCAGGGTGGAACATAATGTCTATCTTGATTTGAAGAATGCTTCTGTGAGCGACCGGTATGGAAAAATCCGCCTGAAGGTGCAGGGCAATGAGGAAAAGACTATTTACCTGCTGGGTAACGAGGGGAGTGCTTCGGTGGAACTTCCCGCTGTGGAGGGTGAGGTGTCTCGGGTATCCAAAGCTTGGGGCGACTTTAAACCCGGAGACAAATTTCTTGCCAAGGAGCAGATGGCAGGGCTTGTGTTGTCGTTTGACAATGTGGGGGCTTTCGATAAAACTCACCCGCTACCTATGAGCGAATGTCATACGGTGATGCTGGATGACGAAGGTCTGGAACCTGACAATGGGGAGCAGGGACAGACCGGTGAAGAGGGTGAGAAAGTGGTACTGAAAAAGAAGGAGATCACATTGAAACTTACCCGTGCTGCCGTAAAATTCACGTATGAGATAACGAACAAGAGTAGCCGGGATTACTGGTTGAGTGTAATCAGAATAGATAAGTCGGCTTCTCATGAATATCTTCTGCCTAATGGTATGACGTACGATGATGCGGAAAATGTGACTGATTTCCAAGTACCGGCAGCTAAATATACACCGTTTAATCAGCTATACAAGGAGAATAAGAAATTGACAGCAAAATCAACGGAGCCGGTCAAACTACCTTCATTCTACCTGTCGGAAGGAAAGTATGAGAATGCCAATGACACATATTCAGATAATACGAATGGCAATAATTATAAGACTTCCTACAAGACCGCTATTACGCTGGATACAAAGGATAATAGTGGTGAGGTGTTAGGCGACAGGGCCGGAAACACTTCCTTCGGGGAGTTCACCTTGGAAAGTTTCTTTCCGAATCTTTCTGCTTTGCCTCGCAATACCCATGTGGTGGTGCGCATCACCATCAATGATGCGAATGACATATCATGGCAGGTGGATTTGCGTCCATACGGCGAAGTGGTACTTGAACCTGAATTTGGAATATAATGAAAATAAGGAGAAGAGAATGATGAAAAATAAAGCGATGCGTTGTGTTTGGTTGGTATGCGGTCTGTTGATGCTTGCCGTTACCTCGTGCAAGGACGATCTGCTGTACACGGACGGGGAACCTATTCCCGAAGGAGAAACCACAATAATAGCACAGGTGGACTTCCGGCCACTGGTGGAGGGGCTTGCGGGCAAATCGCGTACGGCGGGTGATGCTATCAAGTCCATTCAGGATTTGTGTGTGTTGTTGTATGACACGGAAGGAAATTTTGTAGAGGGACATTCGTTGGAATCGATAAGCAATGCAAACCCGACTGATGGACAGTTTTATGTGAATGAGGTAACACGCAAGGATGGGGATGCACCTGATGGTGGCACTATAGCCGAAACGAAAACCCCACAAGCGAATCTCAAATTGACCATTCCTTACGGACGTTATTACATCTATGCGGTAGCCAATATGGGAGAGGACTTTAAGAAGGCGGTTCAGGCGCATGGGAAGGAAAATGGTGCTGCAGAGGAGGTTGCAAAGTATAAGACAGCTATTGCAACGAAAGAAGGATTAAAAAGCATTTCTCTTACTTGGGATGTTGCTGATGTGGCTAAGAACAGTCAGATGTTCGGTCATTTCACCATAGTGGGGCAAGAGAATAACAGTGAATTGATCACTATCAATAAAAAGGGCATGAAGTTGCATTCCTGGATACGCCGTGCAGCTTCCAAGGTAACGATTGCATACGATGGCAGTAAACTGGAAGAGGGTGTTTTCATTTATTTGAAATCGGTGACCATAAAGGACATCCCGCAGAATTGTTGTCTGGGACAGGATAATCCTGCAGTTCCGGAAAACTATCAACCGAAGGATAGGGACGAAGGAGTAAAGCTTGATTTGATAAAAAATGGTGAAACCATAAAATATTATGAAGGTGACACCGAGCCGACTATAAGTGATTTTAAGGAAACATACGAAGCCCGTATTACGAAGGGGAAACCTCTATTCGGCAGTAAAGAACAGGGTGAAAACGCATATCATCCCAAAAAGTTGGCGGATGTGCATACCGAAATTACCAACGCTCTTTATTTTTATGAGAATATGCAGGGTAAGGGTAAAGAAGGTACTCCTAGTGATAAACGTCAGGTGGTTGCAAATACCCTTAATAAGACCGAACCGACCTATCCTAACGGAGGTCAAGAGAACAATGAAGCATGGAAAGATGCCAAGCCATACGGAACCTATATAGAAGTGGATGCTTTTTATGTTTCTATCAATGATAAGAAAGTGGGTAGAGGTCCTATCAAGTACCGCTTTATGTTAGGAAAAGATGTGATAACCGATTATAATGCGGAGCGTAACCATCACTACAAACTGACTTTGAAGTTCAAGGGATATGCCAATGATGCAGACTGGCATATAGAGTATGAAGAACCGGAGCCGGGTATCGAGGTTCCGAATCCTTATTATATCTCTTATCTTTATAACCGTACGATGAATCTTCCGGTAAAGATTAATACGGGAGGAGGTACACTTACGTCTTTAAAAGCTGAGATTCTCACGAATAATTGGGCACCGTATGGAACACTTCCTTTGGCGAAAGGTGGGTTGGATTATGCCAGACAATATGATTATGCTGAAAATCCAAGTAACTCATCGCTAAATCAACCATGGAATGGATTTCTTTCACTTCGTAAAACTGCTGCCAGAGTTCTAGCTTGTAATCAAGAAGGGAATGCTAAGGATCAGGTACCCTCCGGTCTACCAGAAGGAGCAATGGTAAATATCAGTAGCAATAAGGACTATTATGAGACAACAAATAAAGGAGTTCGTAAATATGTAGTGGGAAATGGAACACATGAGGAAGCAGACGGTAATTACAGTATAACTGAAAATGACGATCATTTACTTGCTTCTATTCCTTTATATACTCGCGCCAAACAGATGCATATTAAAACGGGTTATACAGGAAATAATCCGTATGTGGCTTATCAGCGGCATGCAAAAGTTAAAATTACCGCTACGGTAAAAGTGTCAGACATAGAACATACACTTGAAGAAACTGTCGATATATATCAAGTACGAAGACTTGTGAATCCCAAAGGCATTTATAGAAGCAATAACAAAAATGAGCCTTTTCATGTAACTTTATTGCGATTGCCAAGGGAAAATGCAACAGAGTTTATTCCTTTTTCATCCGAAGGACCTTGGAAAGCGTATGTTGTAAATGCACAAACAGAGGCTGATAGAGGAGATCCCCCTTATACAGATCCTAATCGTGGATTTATCAGTCTTTCTGTTTCAGATACAGAAAATACAAGTCAGGATGAAAAGGGGGTTATACATGGTGTTACTGGTTCGGATATTAAATTTGATATTAATTTTAATGGAACAATAGCAGCGGATGCCCCCAATAGGAATGCGATAGTGCGTGTGGAATATCATAATTACACCTGCGAACATCTTATTTTCGTGCACCAAGGAAACCGGCCGCAGAAGTTGTTATCCGACAAGCCGGCATGGCATGTGTCGAATCTGGTCAGCAAGAATAGGGAAGCTTCTAATCCGTTGGATGAAGGCTCTTTGTTTAAATATAAAAATCTTGATCAGCCTATTGCTGCAAAGAATCAG from Phocaeicola dorei encodes the following:
- a CDS encoding FimB/Mfa2 family fimbrial subunit; the encoded protein is MNKTTRFIHTLRLPGMVLCTVLAVAALLSSCHGIYNDLEPCSQGVRLRFVYDYNMEYANAFHSQVDCLALLVYDEQGNYLVTYIGTGDELKDENYRMTLDLEKGSYHFIAYGGLTCPKTSFSFKAVPGIGSIMQDLRVEMHNAGRVSETDLHPLFHGSLDMSVDNGAYEEATVYLMKNTNNIRVVLQQMNGGEVDDKNFTFRITDDNTLFAPDNSLISNGGQVYAPWAQGQRTVGVTEEGDETVTVAYAEFSTSRLVAGNHTRLTITRNSDNAQVLNIPLNEYLLLLKSDHFDKMGDQEFLDRENNWSLIFFLDNNHNWIRTHIVVNDWIVRINDAEL
- a CDS encoding DUF3868 domain-containing protein; protein product: MKKLLCILLLLFCIIGINSQTILTLGRVKVDGLNIARSGENLLVSMNIDVAGIDMPSSREVSFAPVLRAENNELFLSPVVLAGRNRYYFHLRNDAAPGVGISLFRAGHDRVIHYSAMVPYAEWMADATLELGDEVCGCLCEVLLSDRSPLTTLDFHPKIFSPIFVYCVPKAEELKTRELKGSAYIDFPVNRTEIYEDYRRNPIELAKIRATIDTVRNDADTRITSIHIKGYASPEGSYANNTRLAQGRTETLKDYVQRLYNFPSGVMATDYEPEDWAGLERYLKTCTLPDRYGILELVHSGGDPDAREQKIKARYPRDYQFLLREVYPGLRHSDYTVEYVVRAYTDIEEARRIWRTAPGKLSLNEFYRVAESYPAGSDEYNEVFETMVRLYPDDATANLNASNVAMSRGDLVSARKYVAKAGGTPEAVYARGVLAGLDKDYVQARRLLSQAQSMGVKEAADALEQINKIDKK
- a CDS encoding Mfa1 family fimbria major subunit (Members of this family are fimbrial shaft proteins (major subunit proteins), found in the Bacteriodetes. The family is named for Mfa1 from Porphyromonas gingivalis, and is related to but distinct from the family of FimA from the species.), with protein sequence MKKFSKILMSGLAALCLWACSDEANVSQPANAENDVYVEFGVQLMQGSSSRSTTTDGEDGNGSNSTGGAEVGKNYENSVKEILLVLTKADGSLIVSQRLDVEPKEDGKYPRLVTTLDRSALETYKTGEIYAYAFCNPISSININDLTHSIHTLSDEPELLTDNDEIWKKDAFLMSNHNLVKVANSTPNTIWNWEQYTESNRLSLGTISVERACARFDFKASSYPTTEATNTYVLESTNGVKVLLTDMVMVNISKSFYHLRRVSANGLADDIDLCGQETSNNYVVDTDAREKNGNVGETYKGNYFYNNFFARSVAEWENKFTKISSLTEEDNDESWNTGNRNGYKIWRYATENTIPAPNSNQKNGISTGVIFKGKLQFNKSTYGVTGDQPIFVYNNVLYGTWEKVKDVANAANADESLRAAYAQIGETPAADAEFGKAGFTVLRPNGSGDYEMYYCYWNRHNDNNDPNLMGPMEFAVVRNNVYKLMVNKINGYGHPTSPGPKDDPDPFDPNNPDERNDLYIEVTVEVRPWVVRINDIEF
- a CDS encoding DUF3575 domain-containing protein; the encoded protein is MKLKNYAILLSFLLGGSAFVKAQDIALKSNILYDASGTINLGAEVGLAPRWTLDVSGNYNGWVRSHGRTWKHWMLQPEARYWFCDRFTGHFVGVHAHGGQYNVGNLKNDISFLGSDLSKLSDRRYQGWFVGAGIAYGYSWILSRYWNVEAEIGVGYAYTRFDAYPCADCGTKLIDGKSHHYVGPTKVALNLIYVF